In the genome of Streptomyces fagopyri, the window CCCGAAGACCATCGCTCGCAGCTCCGAGTGCAGCCCGTCTGCCCCGACCACCAAGTCGAAGCGCCGCCGGTTGCCGCCCGCGAAGACCACGTCGACCCCGTCCGCGTCCTGCGCGAGCTCGGCGATTCGGTCGCCGAAGACGTACTCGACGCCGTCGCGTGTGTCGTCGTAGAGCACCTGGGACAGGTCCCCGCGCAGGATCTCGATGTCCGCGATGAACCCGTCGCCACCGTCGTCGTCGGCACGGAAGGTCTCCAGCACATGCCCGTCCGCGTCCATGGTGTGGGCGCCGGCGGTGTCGGTGCACGCCGCGCGCACCGCCGGGTCCAACCCCATGCGCCCGATGACCTCCCTGGCGACCCCGCGCGCGTCCACCGCCTGCCCGCCGGGCCGCAGCTCGGGAGCCCGCTCCACCACGGTCACCTCGGCCCCCCACCGGCGCAGCCAGTGGGCCAGCGCGGGTCCCGCGATGCTCGCCCCCGCCACCAACACCCTGGGACCGCTCACCCGCGTCCCCTGCCCGCCCGTCCGGATCGCGTGCCCCTGGTCGGAGTCGTCGACGCTCATCACAACCTCCATCTGCATCCTCCCGCGCTGGAACGTCCCCAGCACAGGCCCACCGCTGTCGGTGTATCCAGCCGTATCGACCACGGATCCGCACGGAACTCATCGGTCACGGCAGACATCGATGAGAAACGCCAACTCCGATGAGACTCACATCTACCCAGACTGGTGCAAACCAGGGCTCGCCGGATCTGCGCATAACACAGTGAGACTCTGAAAGGGCCAGTGAGAACGGACACCCGGTGCGGCAGCGGCTCAGAAAGAGCGAGACAGAACAGCAGATGGCCAAGGTTGACTGAGACGCACGGCCGGATGGCTCTGATGGACCGAGATTGGCCCGCCTTCAGCGAGACAGGTCAGGGACCATCCCCGCGCGGGCGGGGTGCAGATCGCGAAGACCCTCACCCCGCTCTACGTCCAGGACCGTTCCCGCGCATGCGGGGATGGCCCGTCGTCACGGAAATGGACCGACAACGACGCAGACTGGCACTCTCCCGACGTGAGGTCTCACCCGACCTCCGGTGACACCTGCGTATCGCTGCCTTCCCTGCGCGAGTGCTCCAGTCCCTCAGCTTGTTCGGTGAAGGCGAGGCCCCGACCCCAACCCATGCCCGCCCGGCTCTCCCACCGTCGGCAGCCCGCAGTCCTGCGCGTTTCTCACTGCCTGGTGGCCACCCCCGCCAGCCGTGGCTGAAGTAGTCACCTCTCCACAGGAACAGCCCGCGCGTAGCTGAATCGTGGCTGCGCACCGGAGTCGTAGGCTGTCGCGCATGGAGCAGCGCGAGGTATTGCAGGGAGTCGTTGCCGTACTGACGGAAGCCCTCGAGAGGCGGCGCCTGGTCCGCGAAGGCCAGGAGCAGGACGACGAACCAGCATCTGGGATGATCTCGTCGCTCCTGACGGATCTGATGCCGAAGCTGGCGTTCGCTCCCGACGCGACCGTCCGCGACGTGACCATGGCCGTCAAGCGCGAGTGGTCACCGGCCATCGAGCAGATGGCAGCCGCATTCGCCCTGGCGTTCGTCACCCTCGCTGAGGCGCACGACGACGGCGCCGCGGATGTGTCGACTGCTGACATCCTGCGCGCACTGGCGCTGTACTTCGAGGAGTGACGCACAGGAATGCGGTCCCGACGCACCCCGGGGGGCCAAGGCGCCCGGACAAGAAGCTCAGGACCCGGTGGACTCCCCCGGGACTGCGACCCGGAACCTGCTAGTAGGCAGGGCGTACCTCGACGGCCCGTAGGACCGGCGCCGCACACTCAATCGCGTGGTTACCCAACTCTCTCCCCCCGCCCCCCGCGACCACATCCGCGAACCTCACGGCCTGCGCCTCGTTCAGCAGCGCCCAAGTGCGGTCGGCGTCGGCGGAGGCCGGGGAAAGGTCAGGGTGCGATCCGTCCAAGTGGTCGATGACGTCGGCTGTCCAGTCGGCGGCACGGTGGATACCAAAGCACCGATCTACTCACCCCGAACCGCAAAACGATGAGATGGGACCGCCTCGGCCGGCACCAAGACTCGCTCTCTCCCGGCTGAAGAACACCTGGCGCTGCTCGGCATCGCATGGCGCCACAACCTGGCCCTCATTGGACAACTCACGCTCCCACGCAGGTCAGCCTCCAGCCTTCGGAACCACGCGCCGCATCACATCGTTGGCCGCTGGGATCTCCCAGCCGCAGATCCTCAACCGTCAGACCGCCGATCGGCCTACGCCGAAGCCCTCGCACGGTCCCCATCAGCCAGGTGCCATCGCCCCACGGGACCGACCAACGGTCGCGCTGGTCGCGCTCAAGCTCCTCAAGGGAGAGGCCACGGTTCACAAGTCGAGTCACCTACCGATCGCCCTTCGCGGCCGGGCGCTGCGACGTCATCGGGCGAGCGGGAGGTGCCGACGCGGCCGGCCCGGCGGACGCCTCGACCGGAACGACGGGATCCACGTCAGGCACGGACAGGCCGACGGGTGTCTTCGCTACCTCCGATTGCGGTACCGCAGTCGGCGCCAGGTCCGGGGTCGAGAGGGTTTCGGTCTCGGGAGCCCGGAGTGGCGTGCGGTGTGCAGCCGTCCACGGCAGTGTGACTGCGGAGGTCGCAAAGCCCGGCCCCGGGCTGGCATCTTCGCGGCCCGGAGGCGGCGCGGGGGCCAAGCAGCGGTGGCCGAGCAGCGGCGGCCAATGGCTGGGGGCGCTCCCGGTCAGCGGCAGGACGGGCTGCTCCTGTGCCGGTCCCAGAGCAGGTCCACGTGTTCCGTGGCAGTGGTGTGGGCGCGGCTGACGGTCACGGTGACGGATCCCCCGGTCCGGCCAGGGAGGTCGAAAGCGTAGAGCGCGCGTCGGCCGTCCAGAACGGCTGCGAGCCGCCGGAAGGCCAAGGGCGTGCCGTTGCACGTCACGGCCTGGACGGTCTCCCGATCCGCGCCGATCACGAGGTTCTGGCTTGTGCCGATCGCCACCATGGTGACGAGGGGGACGATCTTGGGGTCGGGGGAAAAGGCGGTGTCGCCGGGAGACGCGGTGCAGCTCGACGTGGCGGATCCGCCGTTCGACGCGCCTGAGCCCGAGCAGAAGCGGCCGTCGGCGGTGGCCCAGACAAACAACGCACTGCCCGGACCGACACCGGCGGTGGCCGTCCCCGCGGGGCCAGGAAGGTCTTTGGTGGACATCGCGGCAAGCAAGGTGGACCTCGCCCGCTCAATCACGCTCTCCTGGAGGGCGGTTGTGGACTGCGGTGAAGCCGTGCGGGCCGTGACGGTCGGGCTGCGTTCCCCCGCCATGGACGGCCGGCCACCACCGGTACAGGCTGTGGCCAGGATCAGCGCGACGCCCAGCGTCGACATCAGAAGCCTGTTCATGATCCCCCCGGTATCCAGGCAATGCGCTCACCGTATCGCCGGGGGCCGCGCCCCGCACACCCGCACCGCCCACACACCGGTCTGAGCCCCGGTCCGCGCCTCGCCCGCGTCCCACGCACCGCGACCGGGCTCTCGACGGGTCGGAGAATCCCATCGGGCAGCACGGACAGCGGGCCCCCAGTGACCGTGCTGCTCCGGCGAATTGCGTCGCCGGGCTACCTCACCGACGGGTCGGTATCCGGGCGGCCGGGTTCCGGCGCCGCCGAGGACGGCAGCAGGTGGCGGGCGAGTACGTCAAGGGCTTCCGTGACCTCCCCCATCCGGTGCGGGTCGTCGGACCCGAGGGCGGCGACAAGCGCTTCGTCGATGCCGGTGGCGCGGATCTGTGCCACGCGCTCAGACACCTCGACGGCCTGACGCACCAACAGCCGACGCCGGTCTGAGGGATCCGCGGCCGTTTCCACGGATCCGGCCTCCTTGAGCCGGGCGACAGCCGAGGACACCTGACTCTGCGGCAGGCCGGTGCGGCCGGCGATCTCACCGACGGCGGTGTCGGGGTGGGCGGCGATGTCGCTGGCCACGACCAGTACCAGTCGGGCGCTGCCGCCATAGCGGCCGGGGCCGCCCGGCACTGCACCGCCGCCACCGGGCGATCGAGTTCAAGAAGTTCCTCACCCGGATCGACAAGGCCGTGCCCAACGGCCTGGACGTGCACCTCGTCTGTGACAACTACGCCACCCACAACACTGCCGACATCAGGGCATGGCTCGCCAAACACCCCCGATTCCACGTCCACTTCACTCCCACCGGATCTTCCTGGATGAACCAGGTCGAGCGCTGGTTCGGCCTACTCACCGACAAGCTCATCCGCCGCGGCGTCCATACCTCCGTGAAGGCTCTGGAGGACGACATCTCAGCCTGGATCGACACCTGGAACGAGAACCCACGGGCCTTCACCTGGACCAAGACAGCCGACGAGATCCTCAACTCCCTCGCCGACTACCTCACCAAGGTCGGAACCACCGGCCAGAAAACCGAGCAGAACTAAGCATCAGAATTTCTGGCGCATCACACTAGAGGTGAGGCCCGGGCACACTGTGCCCTCCACAACCACGTCTGGCACAACGACGACAGGGGGACGGATGTTCCCCGCGCATCACTACGTCCGGGGACACCGCTGGCCGCCGATCGTGGTGGAAGCAGCAGGGCGCAGCCGGTGGCGAGTGAGTGAGGGACGCTGCGGGCGCCTGTGCGGCGCCCGCGGTTTCCCTTCCCCGCCGGGGCCGCAGGCGGGCTGTGCTCGGCTCAGGAACCGTCGGCGTTGTTGCAGGCAATCTTCACTCAAGGAGACGGGCCCAGCTGGGGACGACGTTCTCAGCCTGGGGCCCCTTCTTGCCCTGGGTGACCTCCATCGTCACCTTCTGGCCTTCCTTCAACGCCTTGAAGCCAGTGGCCTGAATCGCCGCGTGATGCACGAAGGCATCCGGCCCCCGTCCCGTCGCGGCGCCTTTCGTCTTTTCTCCACCCCGGCCGGACGGCGCCGCAACATGCGCAACCACCAGCTACAGCGACGGCAGTTCGGATGCGTCACGCATCATCGGTGGCGTCCCGGCGCATGCGCCACGCTCTGGTGCGGCACGTCGGCGAGCAGTACACCGCATACGTCCGCTTGCGCAGCGAGACCGACACCCGGCACACCCGGCAGCGGCCCTGGCCCCACAGGAACTCGCCCCTGATGACGTGACGGCTCTCCTCGACGGCACGCCGGCATATCTCTTCGTACCGCCGCACCCGCCGCCAATGACGACTGCGGCACGTGGAATCGCAGTACCGCCGGCCTGCGCTCGCCTCCGCGGGCAGTAGCTCCCGGCACTGCGCACACCGCCGCCTGGACTTCCTCGACACCCCACCAGCCTCCCGTCCACGACCCCGGGCCGGAAGAGCGCGAACGGGTGCCCTGCGACTCCCGGTCCCACGCAGCCGCAGCGACACAGGGACGGATCGTCGCCGGACGGTTCCGGGCTGATCAGTGAAACAGGAATCGTCAAGCGATCCTGACACAGAGCGGCCAGTACGGACGGCGCTGCCTGCAGCTATCAGCTAATCGTAGATCCGTCGGGAGGGTATGTGACTGTACATGTTGCTCGAAGCGAGCCTCCGCGTCCGCGCACAATGCAGTAGGCATGTCTCATGGCTGCCCAAGAATCAAATGATGGAGGCTTATCAGCTGACCCTGGCATGTTCGTGCCATGCCTGAGGGGCCACCCTTTAGTAACCGCCAAGTTTCAACGGCGGCCGTCCAGAGCTCGCCAGGCTCACGTATGCGAAATTTTTGGAAACTCGGTGCACTAGTTGACTCGGAGGCTTGTGTGCATTCCCCGTACTGGCCTGGCAAACGCTCAGAACTCTGGTAATGCGATGCTCCTGCGGGCACATCAACTTTACACTTCAGTTGGCCTCAGCCCAGCCTTTTGTGCTCAGTCTGAAAAACCGTGGCGAGAGACCTTCGGTGGAGGGT includes:
- a CDS encoding MarR family transcriptional regulator, with protein sequence MPGGPGRYGGSARLVLVVASDIAAHPDTAVGEIAGRTGLPQSQVSSAVARLKEAGSVETAADPSDRRRLLVRQAVEVSERVAQIRATGIDEALVAALGSDDPHRMGEVTEALDVLARHLLPSSAAPEPGRPDTDPSVR
- a CDS encoding cold-shock protein — its product is MVAHVAAPSGRGGEKTKGAATGRGPDAFVHHAAIQATGFKALKEGQKVTMEVTQGKKGPQAENVVPSWARLLE